The Paenibacillus amylolyticus genome contains the following window.
GAGCCGCTCCCATAAGGCCTTCCATTTCTCTACCGTATTCAATCTGGGTCTGCTCATCCGTCCACCATTTCATGAACTTCCACGCCGCTTCCTTGTCCTCGGCATTTTCGAGCATCATCACCGCACTCGTGGCGCTGGCCACTTCATGCCGTATGGACCCATCCGGGAGCTGTGTACCCGGAACAATCGTAAAATCCCAGAGGTTGCGAATTTCCGGTGCCATAACCGTCAGCATGTTATACGTGGTGTAATCAGCAATCCCGATCGGCATTTCCCCGGTACGGAAACGGTTCGGAAAGTCAGCTTTGAGCGGAAACTTGTAATTGGTATAAAATTGCGTCCAGCGTTTGAATGCGTCCATTGAAATCTCCGAATCCAGTGCACTTTTCTTCTGGTCTTCGGTGTAGAACGTGCCGTCATTCTGATATAACAACATGGCAAAGGTTGAATTCGGAACCAGGTTGGCATTGTTCAGCGTATCCTCAATCGGCAGATAAAACTCCATGTTATGCTTCTGCAGCACGGCGATGGCGTTATATACGTCCTGCCACGTTTTTGGCGGTTCGAGGCCCAGCTCATTCAGAATATCTTTGCGGTAAAAAAGCATTGGAAAATGCTGCTGCTCTGGCAGGGCATATACCCCGTCGTTGTAGCGGTAAGGCGTCAACCCGCTCTCGCGGAACCTGCTGGCAACTTCCTCAAAATCGGGGAACTGGCTCAGATCTGCTGTTGCATTCCTCATCGCATAGTTCACCGGAATGTCTTCACCCATCTGCATGGCTACATCCGGTCCTTCCCCCGAGAGTGTAGCGGGCAGCAAAATATTAGGCGGTACGAGACGTAACTGCACAGACACATCGGTATCCGGAGTAAACGAATCGTCAATCATGCCCTTCAGTACCTGGGCCTGATCCCGTCCAGTCGTGATCCATACGGTGATGGCATCTTTCTTTTGTTCCACGTTGCCAATGCTGTCGTAATCTTCGGTATACGAGGCAACATATGCGCCCAGTTCGTGCTTGACCTGCTGGATGGTACTTGCCTCCGCTTTGGGCAGCGATTCACCTGGCGGAGATACGACAAGGTAGTCCAGCGTAATCGGCTGTTCACGCACTGATAGAATCCATGTGCCGAGACCGCCTACGTTA
Protein-coding sequences here:
- a CDS encoding extracellular solute-binding protein; amino-acid sequence: MTVTLGDIAPLLRTVESSVLELNEMYRKILMITSNSPDPLRDYQLERRIPEMREVFERQADTLRSVANYLEKATGEQSDKVAVLHAMVLQLEDMAARPETVPKRLDTFKINVGGLGTWILSVREQPITLDYLVVSPPGESLPKAEASTIQQVKHELGAYVASYTEDYDSIGNVEQKKDAITVWITTGRDQAQVLKGMIDDSFTPDTDVSVQLRLVPPNILLPATLSGEGPDVAMQMGEDIPVNYAMRNATADLSQFPDFEEVASRFRESGLTPYRYNDGVYALPEQQHFPMLFYRKDILNELGLEPPKTWQDVYNAIAVLQKHNMEFYLPIEDTLNNANLVPNSTFAMLLYQNDGTFYTEDQKKSALDSEISMDAFKRWTQFYTNYKFPLKADFPNRFRTGEMPIGIADYTTYNMLTVMAPEIRNLWDFTIVPGTQLPDGSIRHEVASATSAVMMLENAEDKEAAWKFMKWWTDEQTQIEYGREMEGLMGAAPVTQPPILKP